Proteins encoded by one window of Haematobia irritans isolate KBUSLIRL chromosome 2, ASM5000362v1, whole genome shotgun sequence:
- the Tsp29Fa gene encoding tetraspanin 29Fa, translating into MSLLTGSANCIKYVLFAFNLVFMLTGIILIAVGVGVAAVYTEYEAFLVSKFFSIPTFLIVIGSFVIVISFFGCWGALKENYCLILTFSVLLGLIFILELAAGISGYVLRSDAESLIKGTLTDSMKQYNQTHSNDVTILWDYVQRTFECCGVESYTDWNKTLADQLPLSCCRLPVGQVGQFTCTINNEDPNRYSQGCLSEFSNYIAAHAVSLGAAGIVIAILQFFGVLFACYIAREIKIRNGVTGFMG; encoded by the exons ATGTCATTGCTGACGGGTagtgcaaattgtataaaatatgtcctgtttgcatttaatttagtttttatg CTAACAGGCATAATTTTGATTGCTGTGGGTGTTGGTGTCGCTGCCGTATATACGGAATATGAAGCTTTCCTCGTGTCGAAATTCTTTTCGATCCCAACATTTTTGATTGTCATTGGCTCATTTGTCATTGTCATTTCTTTCTTTGGATGTTGGGGTGCTTTGAAGGAAAACTATTGCCTCATCTTGACCTTCTCCGTATTGTTGGGTTTGATTTTCATTTTGGAATTGGCTGCTGGCATTAGTGGTTATGTATTGCGCTCCGATGCTGAAAGTTTAATTAAGGGCACGCTAACGGATTCCATGAAACAATACAATCAAACGCATTCAAATGATGTTACTATTCTATGGGATTATGTTCAAAGAACA TTCGAATGTTGCGGTGTTGAAAGCTATACGGATTGGAATAAAACTCTTGCTGATCAATTGCCTTTGTCTTGTTGTCGTTTGCCCGTTGGCCAAGTTGGACAATTCACTTGTACCATTAATAATGAGGATCCAAATCGCTATAGCCAAGGCTGTTTAAGTGAATTCTCCAATTATATTGCTGCCCATGCCGTTAGTTTGGGTGCAGCTGGTATTGTCATTGCCATTCTACAA tTCTTTGGTGTTCTCTTTGCCTGTTACATAGCCCGTGAAATAAAGATACGAAATGGAGTCACAGGATTCATGGGCTAA